Proteins found in one Paenibacillus borealis genomic segment:
- a CDS encoding FixH family protein, which produces MIKPRLRRGLICMVMGITLAGCSGNNEEDMHMHAAADSSMVPIKVELSWSPEEISVNDKVTFKAVVSQDGEVVEDAKEVIFEIADNAEPGKSTQLQGASDGEGAYVSERTFEQAGSYTVTSHVTARTQHSMPSKELTVQP; this is translated from the coding sequence ATGATTAAGCCAAGATTGCGCAGAGGTCTCATTTGCATGGTTATGGGTATAACGCTTGCCGGCTGTTCAGGGAATAATGAAGAGGATATGCATATGCATGCAGCTGCTGATTCCTCAATGGTACCAATCAAGGTGGAGTTAAGCTGGAGCCCGGAAGAAATATCGGTTAACGACAAGGTTACTTTTAAAGCTGTCGTTAGTCAGGACGGCGAAGTTGTAGAGGATGCCAAAGAAGTAATTTTCGAAATTGCAGATAATGCAGAGCCCGGCAAGAGCACTCAGCTGCAAGGGGCCAGTGACGGAGAGGGAGCTTATGTAAGTGAACGTACATTTGAGCAAGCCGGCAGCTATACGGTCACTTCCCATGTTACTGCCCGGACGCAGCACTCCATGCCGTCTAAAGAACTCACGGTGCAGCCATAG
- a CDS encoding L,D-transpeptidase, producing the protein MPNYRIIVDLSQRMLYLLDNDTVTRGFPVGIGRMLTVSPIGEYTIINKQPNPGGPFGAFWMGLSKPHYGIHGTNDPSSIGHMVSHGCIRMYNQDVVALAAILPIGTRVTIRE; encoded by the coding sequence ATGCCCAATTATCGAATTATTGTCGACCTCTCACAGCGTATGCTTTACCTGCTCGATAATGACACCGTAACCAGAGGATTCCCTGTCGGCATCGGCAGGATGCTGACCGTTTCGCCCATAGGAGAATATACGATCATTAATAAGCAGCCCAACCCGGGTGGACCGTTCGGAGCTTTCTGGATGGGTCTGTCCAAGCCGCATTACGGGATTCACGGAACCAATGACCCTTCCTCTATTGGCCACATGGTCTCCCACGGCTGTATCCGCATGTATAACCAGGACGTGGTCGCTTTGGCTGCAATTCTCCCCATTGGTACCCGTGTGACCATTAGGGAGTAG
- the lexA gene encoding transcriptional repressor LexA has product MSKISSRQLAILEFIRNEVRSKGYPPSVREIGEAVGLASSSTVHGHLDRLEKKGLIRRDPTKPRAIELLGQEDSENVHQFVQTVTRIPVIGKVTAGVPITATENIEDYFPLPTHYVGDNKVFMLSVLGDSMVDAGIMNGDYVIVRQQQTADNGDIVVAMTEEDEATVKTFYKERDHIRLQPENPAYEPLRLNRVTILGRVIGLFRDIH; this is encoded by the coding sequence ATGTCAAAGATTTCGAGTCGCCAGCTGGCGATCCTGGAATTTATACGTAACGAAGTCCGCAGCAAGGGTTATCCTCCGTCTGTTCGGGAAATCGGCGAAGCTGTTGGCCTGGCCTCCAGTTCTACAGTGCACGGTCATCTGGACCGGCTTGAGAAGAAGGGCCTGATCCGGCGCGATCCTACGAAACCGCGTGCGATTGAATTGCTCGGTCAGGAAGATTCAGAGAATGTACATCAATTCGTCCAGACGGTTACCCGTATCCCTGTAATTGGTAAGGTTACTGCTGGTGTTCCCATTACTGCTACAGAGAATATCGAGGATTACTTCCCGCTACCTACTCATTACGTAGGGGATAACAAGGTATTCATGCTTTCTGTACTCGGCGACAGCATGGTTGATGCCGGTATCATGAATGGCGATTACGTCATCGTCCGTCAACAGCAAACTGCCGACAATGGTGACATCGTTGTTGCGATGACCGAAGAAGATGAAGCAACCGTTAAGACCTTTTACAAAGAACGTGATCATATCAGGCTGCAACCGGAGAACCCGGCTTATGAGCCTCTCCGCCTTAACCGCGTTACTATTTTGGGCAGAGTCATCGGATTATTCCGCGATATCCATTAA
- a CDS encoding HAD family hydrolase: protein MPITAVLFDLDDTLLWDDRSVEEAFRYASEAAGDSVDPQELEQAVRREARALYESYETFPFTKLIGINPFEALWANFTAGEQPEFRQLEQLAPAYRIESWRRGLASLGVEDEALAARLADKFAAERRSRPYIYEETLQVLDELRGKVKLLLLTNGCPALQQEKLDGVPELIPYFDHIVISGSFGKGKPDKTIFEHALGLLDIAPEQGIMVGDKLTTDILGGLTAGLTTVWINRTGKTSDPDITPDHQISHLSELLPLVHSL, encoded by the coding sequence ATGCCGATTACCGCCGTACTATTTGACCTTGACGATACACTGCTATGGGATGATCGAAGTGTGGAAGAAGCATTCCGCTACGCCTCTGAGGCTGCAGGGGATTCCGTTGATCCGCAAGAGCTTGAGCAGGCGGTGCGCAGAGAAGCACGTGCGCTGTATGAGTCTTACGAGACATTTCCGTTCACGAAGCTGATCGGGATCAATCCATTTGAGGCACTATGGGCCAATTTTACTGCTGGAGAACAGCCGGAATTCCGGCAGCTGGAGCAACTGGCTCCGGCCTACCGCATCGAATCCTGGCGCCGCGGGCTGGCTTCCCTAGGAGTGGAAGACGAAGCGCTGGCGGCACGCCTTGCTGACAAATTCGCCGCTGAGCGCCGCAGCCGTCCCTATATATACGAAGAGACGCTTCAGGTGCTGGATGAGCTGCGCGGCAAGGTGAAGCTGCTGCTTCTGACGAATGGCTGTCCGGCACTCCAGCAGGAGAAGCTTGATGGTGTACCTGAGCTTATTCCGTATTTTGACCATATTGTCATTTCCGGAAGCTTCGGCAAAGGGAAACCGGACAAGACTATCTTCGAGCATGCGCTCGGACTGCTGGATATTGCGCCTGAGCAGGGGATCATGGTCGGAGATAAGCTTACAACTGATATTCTCGGAGGACTGACTGCGGGTCTAACGACGGTCTGGATCAACCGGACTGGCAAGACCTCTGACCCGGACATTACTCCGGATCATCAGATCAGCCATCTTTCGGAGCTTCTGCCATTGGTGCACTCCCTATAA
- a CDS encoding DNA-directed RNA polymerase subunit alpha C-terminal domain-containing protein — MSYIDIDRRLYSRPIHTLRQRSTRNPKSISRILNSLYESNYITIGDLMKASLAELRCLRNFGVTGQIIVVELLEAYTNQLSEITR, encoded by the coding sequence ATGTCTTACATTGATATTGACCGCAGATTATACTCACGACCTATTCACACTTTAAGACAGAGATCGACCAGAAACCCTAAAAGCATTTCCCGTATTCTTAATTCGTTATATGAGAGCAATTACATCACCATTGGTGATTTGATGAAAGCTTCATTGGCTGAATTGCGTTGCTTAAGGAATTTTGGCGTCACGGGGCAAATAATTGTTGTTGAGTTGTTAGAGGCCTATACCAATCAATTGTCTGAGATTACCCGCTAA
- a CDS encoding DUF896 domain-containing protein yields the protein MNIDELVARINDLARKHKNGGLNEEELAERAKLREIYLGNIRSNFRAQLDTIEIVDNPEHEEGNNGRKA from the coding sequence TTGAATATTGACGAATTGGTCGCACGCATCAATGATTTGGCACGCAAACATAAGAACGGCGGCCTGAATGAGGAAGAATTGGCAGAACGTGCCAAGCTTCGCGAGATTTATCTGGGCAACATCCGCAGCAACTTCCGGGCCCAGCTTGATACCATTGAAATTGTGGATAATCCGGAGCATGAAGAAGGCAACAACGGACGTAAAGCTTAG
- a CDS encoding LysM peptidoglycan-binding domain-containing protein, with product MRKFKDKTLHLLSALTTLFRQISFIKITLVLLLMISGFTIVGNVFAGSVSLMKPEKRIVVEHGDTLWSIALKNKPDDMKTAVYIEGIKKANGLKDSGIKSGDILSVPVY from the coding sequence ATGAGAAAGTTCAAAGATAAGACTCTTCATCTGCTGTCTGCACTCACAACCTTATTCCGCCAGATCAGCTTCATTAAGATTACTCTGGTTCTGTTGCTTATGATTTCCGGATTTACAATAGTGGGGAATGTGTTCGCCGGTTCTGTCTCTTTAATGAAGCCGGAGAAGCGGATCGTGGTTGAACACGGAGACACCTTGTGGAGCATTGCGCTGAAGAATAAACCGGATGATATGAAGACTGCTGTATATATAGAAGGAATTAAGAAGGCAAATGGTCTGAAGGACAGTGGAATTAAGTCCGGAGATATACTGTCCGTGCCGGTATATTAA
- the metH gene encoding methionine synthase, whose amino-acid sequence MGTMIQQVPLTGDDFGGDELDGCNEMLVLTRPEVIQDIHEKYLEAGADLIETNTFGATSVVLAEYDIPQRAREINLEAARLARNAADKYDTPDRPRYVVGAMGPTTKTLSVTGGVTFQELVDSYEEQAVALIDGKVDALLLETSQDTLNVKAGSIGIHNAFEKSGITLPVMISGTIEPMGTTLAGQNIEAFYISLEHLKPISVGLNCATGPEFMRDHIRSLSAISSAAVSCYPNAGLPDENGNYHESPDSLARKLAGFAEKGWLNIAGGCCGTTPDHIRAMAEALSAYPPRGLEGNHPPALSGIEPVYIESDNRPYMVGERTNVLGSRKFKRLIVEGKYEEASEIARAQVKSGAQVIDVCVQDPDRDETEDIKRFLELVVKKVKVPLMIDTTDPKVIDLALQYCQGKAIINSINLEDGEEKFELVTPLIHKYGAAIVVGTIDETGQAILAKDKLEVARRSYDLLVNKYGLAAEDLIFDTLVFPVGTGDEQYIGSAKETIDGIRLIKEALPSVHTILGISNVSFGLPEAGREVLNSVFLYECTKAGLDYAIVNTEKVERYASIPEEERKLAEQLIYNTNDDTLSAFVAAFRGKKVEKKEKISNLSLEERLASYVVEGTKEGLIPDLDEALKLSGPLEIINGPLMAGMSEVGRLFNNNELIVAEVLQSAEVMKASVGHLEQFMKKDETSVKGRIMLATVKGDVHDIGKNLVEIILSNNGYEIVNLGIKVPPENIIEAFRKEKADAIGLSGLLVKSAQQMVLTAQDLRAAGIDVPIMVGGAALTRKFTKTRIRPEYDGLVLYAKDAMDGLDIANRLMNPLERGKIEEEVRQEAEAAVAVAPQQPLPELTRAVRSKISADAPVFTPPDLERHVLRNYPLGHIIPYVNMQMLLGHHLGLRGSVEAQLAAGDARTVELKETVDDILHQAMLEGTIVPHAMYQFFPAQSSGNDILIYDPQNPANVLHTFTFPRQNVEPYLCLADFLKPVESGIMDYVGFLVVTAGHGVRELSTELKDRGDYLRSHALQAVALEVAEGLAERVHHMMRDTWGFPDPADMTMKQRHGARYQGIRVSFGYPACPDLEDQGPLFKLLSPEDIGVHLTEGFMMEPEASVSAMVFAHPEAQYFNVEKL is encoded by the coding sequence ATGGGCACGATGATTCAACAGGTGCCGCTTACCGGAGATGATTTCGGCGGGGATGAGCTGGATGGCTGTAATGAAATGCTGGTGCTTACCCGGCCGGAGGTGATTCAGGATATTCATGAGAAATACCTGGAAGCCGGCGCGGATCTGATTGAGACCAATACATTCGGCGCCACCTCTGTGGTGCTTGCAGAATATGATATCCCGCAGCGGGCCCGGGAGATTAACCTGGAGGCTGCCAGACTTGCGCGTAACGCCGCAGATAAATATGATACACCTGATCGCCCTAGGTACGTTGTAGGGGCAATGGGGCCGACCACGAAGACGCTCTCTGTAACCGGGGGAGTCACGTTCCAGGAGCTTGTGGACAGCTATGAGGAGCAGGCGGTCGCGTTGATTGACGGCAAGGTAGATGCCCTGCTGCTGGAGACTTCCCAGGATACGCTGAATGTGAAGGCCGGAAGCATAGGCATCCACAACGCCTTCGAGAAAAGCGGAATTACACTGCCGGTGATGATCTCAGGTACCATCGAACCGATGGGGACTACGCTTGCGGGACAGAACATCGAGGCCTTCTACATTTCGCTGGAGCATCTTAAGCCGATCTCCGTCGGATTAAACTGTGCGACCGGACCCGAATTCATGCGCGATCATATCCGTTCGCTGTCGGCCATTTCTTCAGCAGCGGTAAGCTGCTATCCGAATGCCGGGCTTCCGGACGAGAACGGCAACTACCATGAATCTCCAGATTCACTTGCCCGTAAGCTGGCCGGCTTCGCCGAGAAGGGCTGGCTGAACATTGCCGGCGGCTGCTGCGGCACTACCCCGGATCATATCCGGGCGATGGCTGAAGCTCTGTCGGCCTATCCGCCGCGCGGGCTTGAGGGCAATCATCCGCCGGCACTCTCCGGCATTGAGCCAGTGTACATTGAGAGTGACAACCGTCCCTATATGGTCGGTGAACGGACCAACGTGCTGGGATCGCGGAAGTTCAAGCGGCTGATCGTCGAAGGTAAGTACGAGGAAGCTTCAGAGATTGCCCGCGCCCAGGTGAAGAGCGGAGCGCAGGTCATTGACGTCTGCGTACAGGACCCTGACCGTGATGAGACGGAGGATATCAAACGGTTCCTGGAACTGGTAGTGAAGAAAGTCAAAGTCCCGCTGATGATCGATACCACCGATCCGAAGGTAATTGATCTGGCCCTGCAATATTGCCAAGGGAAGGCGATTATTAACTCCATTAACCTTGAAGATGGTGAAGAGAAATTCGAGCTCGTAACTCCGCTGATTCATAAATACGGTGCTGCCATCGTCGTGGGCACAATTGATGAAACCGGACAGGCGATTCTGGCTAAGGACAAGCTGGAGGTTGCCAGACGCTCTTACGATCTGCTGGTGAACAAATACGGGCTGGCCGCTGAAGATCTGATCTTTGATACCCTTGTATTCCCTGTCGGAACAGGCGACGAGCAGTATATCGGTTCTGCTAAAGAGACGATTGACGGTATCCGTCTGATCAAGGAAGCTCTGCCTTCCGTTCATACGATTCTGGGCATAAGCAATGTGTCGTTTGGACTACCGGAAGCAGGCCGTGAAGTGCTCAACTCGGTATTTCTCTATGAATGCACCAAAGCCGGGCTGGATTATGCGATTGTGAATACGGAGAAGGTGGAGCGTTATGCCTCCATTCCTGAAGAGGAACGCAAGCTTGCCGAACAGCTGATTTATAATACGAATGACGATACTTTATCTGCGTTCGTAGCGGCTTTCCGTGGTAAGAAGGTCGAGAAGAAAGAGAAGATATCCAATCTCTCGCTGGAAGAACGTCTCGCTTCGTATGTCGTTGAGGGAACTAAGGAAGGTCTCATTCCTGACCTGGACGAAGCCTTGAAGTTATCCGGTCCGCTTGAGATAATTAATGGTCCGCTGATGGCGGGGATGTCGGAAGTCGGCAGATTATTCAATAACAATGAGCTGATTGTGGCTGAAGTACTGCAAAGCGCCGAAGTGATGAAGGCTTCAGTCGGTCATCTGGAGCAGTTTATGAAGAAGGATGAGACCTCTGTTAAAGGAAGAATTATGCTCGCAACCGTTAAGGGCGATGTGCATGATATCGGCAAAAACCTTGTGGAGATCATCCTCTCCAATAATGGTTATGAGATCGTCAATCTGGGTATAAAGGTTCCGCCAGAGAATATAATCGAAGCCTTCCGCAAAGAAAAAGCTGATGCCATCGGTTTGTCCGGCCTCCTGGTGAAGTCGGCACAGCAGATGGTACTGACTGCGCAGGATCTGCGGGCTGCCGGGATCGACGTGCCGATTATGGTCGGCGGTGCGGCATTAACCCGCAAGTTCACCAAGACCCGTATCCGCCCTGAATATGACGGCTTGGTATTATACGCCAAGGATGCTATGGATGGCCTGGATATTGCCAACCGGCTGATGAATCCGCTGGAGCGGGGCAAGATTGAGGAAGAGGTACGCCAAGAGGCAGAGGCTGCCGTAGCTGTGGCTCCGCAGCAGCCGCTTCCTGAGCTGACGCGTGCGGTCCGCTCCAAGATTTCGGCGGATGCTCCCGTGTTTACCCCGCCGGATCTGGAACGTCATGTCCTGCGCAATTATCCGCTCGGACATATTATTCCTTATGTGAACATGCAGATGCTGCTTGGCCATCATCTGGGGCTGCGCGGTTCCGTCGAAGCCCAGCTGGCAGCCGGAGATGCTCGTACAGTAGAACTGAAAGAAACCGTGGATGATATTCTGCATCAGGCGATGCTGGAAGGCACTATTGTCCCGCATGCCATGTATCAATTCTTCCCGGCCCAGTCGAGCGGAAATGACATCCTGATCTATGACCCGCAGAACCCTGCCAACGTGCTGCATACCTTCACCTTCCCGCGGCAGAACGTTGAACCGTATCTCTGCCTCGCGGACTTCCTGAAGCCGGTAGAGAGCGGCATTATGGATTACGTGGGATTCCTGGTCGTTACTGCCGGCCATGGTGTGCGCGAATTATCAACTGAGCTTAAGGACCGGGGGGATTATCTCCGTTCCCATGCCCTGCAGGCAGTGGCACTGGAGGTAGCGGAAGGTCTGGCAGAACGCGTCCATCATATGATGCGGGATACCTGGGGATTCCCGGACCCGGCGGATATGACGATGAAGCAGAGGCACGGGGCCCGTTATCAGGGAATCCGGGTATCCTTTGGCTACCCGGCTTGCCCGGATCTGGAGGATCAAGGACCGTTATTCAAGCTGCTGTCTCCGGAGGATATCGGAGTTCATCTTACCGAAGGCTTCATGATGGAGCCGGAGGCTTCGGTATCAGCAATGGTATTTGCACATCCTGAAGCGCAGTATTTCAATGTGGAGAAGCTGTAA